The following proteins come from a genomic window of Synechococcus sp. NB0720_010:
- the asnB gene encoding asparagine synthase (glutamine-hydrolyzing) — translation MCGIIGAFSSTSSISHASFARALTKLERRGPDNSSYQAFMSSHLLLGHTRLSIIDLSSHANQPFLKRDNAIVFNGEIYNYKELRHRMSSHQDFTTSSDTEVLLSAYSVYGMDMFSYLDGMYAFAIYDPNQRRLTLARDIAGEKPLYYLHTDSCFYFASELSALTSLCGAQSLRLDPEAFTSILMYGYSMPGESIYQEIKELEPGRSLVLDLETNDTDIRTYWEPVISSSSKPFSDPNCDIVTSLDSTLKSSVHSRLESDVEVGLLLSGGIDSGLVAAYASQARPDIRSFTVSFQEKTLDESEHASAIAQHLGINHTVIQASPPTAEHLISILDYYHEPLADSSLIPTTLVSQTISRELKVALSGDGGDELFGGYTHYSWLRRINHISSQHRRSSKLISACSRVIPGHVRGRRFLASLGQSPSTVYSVVNQYFEPHEIFRLLTPDFLSEIQISPNASLAKKSKPFEQYSHYGVMTAAMLADFQTYLPCDILAKTDRASMYNSLELRSPFLAKDVIASAYTSRALSLLPSASTSKPILRKIATKYLPSSVTGAPKRGFGAPIDQWLKHGLNSIVKEYLSSLDPSVFSKPYIETLLLNAEKFPRLYGKVFLLLSIARFLEREQVSYG, via the coding sequence ATGTGTGGAATCATTGGCGCCTTTTCATCCACCTCCAGTATTAGCCATGCTTCCTTTGCGCGAGCATTAACTAAACTTGAGCGAAGGGGCCCCGATAACTCCAGTTATCAAGCCTTCATGTCCTCTCACTTATTGCTTGGTCACACCCGTCTATCAATTATTGATCTCTCGTCGCATGCTAATCAACCATTCTTAAAAAGAGATAATGCAATAGTCTTTAACGGAGAAATATATAACTACAAAGAGCTTAGGCACCGGATGTCTTCCCATCAGGACTTCACGACATCATCCGATACGGAAGTCCTCTTGTCAGCCTACTCGGTGTATGGAATGGATATGTTCTCCTATCTTGATGGTATGTATGCATTTGCAATCTACGACCCTAACCAGCGCCGCCTTACTCTCGCCCGTGATATCGCTGGAGAAAAACCTCTTTACTATCTACATACAGATTCTTGCTTCTATTTTGCATCCGAGCTTTCAGCTTTAACCTCTCTTTGCGGTGCTCAGAGTCTTCGTCTTGATCCCGAAGCCTTCACCTCTATCCTAATGTATGGATATTCAATGCCGGGAGAATCTATTTATCAAGAAATTAAAGAACTTGAACCAGGGAGGTCGCTTGTCCTGGATCTGGAAACCAATGATACTGATATCCGAACATACTGGGAGCCAGTTATCTCATCATCCAGCAAACCTTTTAGCGATCCCAACTGTGATATTGTCACGTCGCTTGACTCTACCCTAAAAAGCAGTGTTCACTCAAGACTAGAGAGTGATGTAGAAGTTGGCCTACTTCTCAGCGGTGGCATTGACTCTGGCTTAGTGGCAGCTTACGCTAGCCAGGCTCGGCCTGATATCCGATCTTTCACTGTATCTTTTCAAGAAAAGACATTAGATGAGTCTGAGCATGCATCCGCTATAGCTCAGCACCTTGGGATTAACCACACAGTTATCCAAGCCTCTCCTCCCACCGCTGAACATCTAATCAGCATTCTTGACTACTATCACGAACCTCTCGCCGACTCTTCACTTATACCCACAACACTCGTATCACAGACTATATCCAGAGAGCTAAAAGTTGCTCTCAGTGGCGACGGAGGCGACGAGTTGTTTGGAGGTTACACACACTACTCATGGTTGCGCCGCATCAATCACATTTCCTCCCAACATAGGCGTTCATCTAAGCTTATTTCTGCCTGCTCCAGAGTTATCCCAGGTCACGTCAGAGGCCGCCGTTTCCTAGCAAGTCTTGGCCAATCCCCCTCCACGGTCTATTCTGTTGTGAATCAATACTTTGAACCACACGAGATATTTCGACTGCTAACCCCAGACTTTCTCAGCGAGATACAGATTAGTCCAAATGCATCCTTGGCTAAAAAGTCAAAACCTTTCGAGCAATATTCACATTATGGTGTCATGACAGCAGCGATGTTGGCAGACTTTCAGACATACTTGCCTTGTGATATCCTAGCAAAAACTGACCGCGCATCTATGTACAACTCTCTCGAACTAAGATCTCCGTTTCTTGCCAAGGATGTCATTGCTTCAGCATATACTAGTCGCGCCTTGAGCCTTTTGCCATCAGCCTCCACTTCAAAACCCATTCTGCGTAAGATTGCAACCAAATACTTGCCCTCATCAGTCACCGGTGCTCCAAAGCGTGGATTTGGAGCACCAATTGACCAATGGCTAAAGCATGGCCTCAACAGTATTGTGAAAGAGTATCTATCTTCCTTGGATCCAAGTGTATTCTCGAAACCCTATATAGAGACACTCCTTCTGAACGCCGAAAAATTTCCCAGGTTATATGGTAAAGTGTTTCTATTATTATCCATAGCACGCTTCTTGGAGCGGGAACAAGTCAGCTATGGCTAA
- a CDS encoding glycosyltransferase, giving the protein MKPRCSFLICVFNGELYLKESLDSVFNSPLSDVEVIVVNDCSTDNTPNILASYRQNPALRVITNDHNMGLTRSLNTGLQACTSDIVLRLDADDIQCSGRIQMVINYMQVNPDIDICGTRSLLINEEGDTIGTTPPLTYKESDIGYMLQFNTLFTHSSFAYRRSSVLEIGGYNVNCRIAQDHELLVRALQNNKRISLLNNLLVKHRIHGTQLSKSYSIHDMSSVRRTLSEASRLNGFSQCHAERFSLLWLSLCNPRHRLLRRCPSLNDLLFLVHYIWKPSKCSASLSAKIWASKSAVLAILRYHIYSERLLM; this is encoded by the coding sequence ATGAAGCCCCGCTGTTCTTTTCTTATATGTGTCTTCAATGGGGAACTATATCTCAAGGAATCGCTTGACTCTGTCTTCAACTCACCACTCAGCGATGTTGAAGTTATTGTTGTTAATGACTGCTCCACAGATAATACACCCAATATTCTTGCATCTTATCGTCAGAACCCTGCTCTAAGAGTCATTACAAATGATCACAATATGGGTTTGACTCGTTCACTTAATACTGGCCTGCAGGCATGCACCTCAGACATTGTCTTAAGGCTAGATGCGGATGACATACAATGTAGCGGCAGGATACAAATGGTGATTAACTATATGCAAGTAAATCCTGATATTGACATTTGTGGAACCAGATCTCTTCTAATCAATGAAGAAGGCGACACTATTGGGACTACCCCTCCTCTTACATATAAAGAAAGCGATATAGGCTATATGCTTCAATTCAATACCCTCTTTACTCATTCTTCATTTGCATATCGACGGAGCTCCGTATTGGAGATAGGAGGTTATAACGTCAATTGCCGTATTGCTCAGGATCATGAGCTATTAGTCAGGGCTCTTCAGAATAATAAAAGAATATCTCTTCTCAACAATCTACTTGTAAAACATAGAATACACGGAACACAACTGTCAAAGTCGTATAGTATTCATGACATGAGCAGTGTCCGCAGAACACTGTCCGAAGCGTCTCGCTTGAATGGCTTTAGTCAATGTCACGCTGAAAGATTCTCCTTATTGTGGTTATCACTTTGCAATCCCAGACATCGGCTATTAAGACGGTGTCCTTCTCTTAACGACCTCCTGTTTCTTGTTCACTATATATGGAAGCCCAGTAAGTGTTCGGCTTCTCTGTCAGCTAAGATATGGGCATCAAAGTCTGCGGTTCTGGCGATATTAAGATATCATATCTATTCAGAAAGACTACTCATGTGA
- a CDS encoding glycosyltransferase family 2 protein — protein sequence MAYSNGHTSKVTIGMPVCNGEKTIRYTIENVINQTYQSWKLIISDNYSSDRTTQIIQDYARRDTRIITTSPSKPLTAEENFRYVLSLSTSTYFCWLACDDYWTNNTVLESWVRVLDNNSKYLTVFSQAKNVNYVDQTVFESPHPPIFNSPSSHDLLRGVYRLYLMNPSIIYGLHRRASLDYINDVTFTYDYSDCAFVLNQEIKGGIAILPSIDFAIGTIGYKRIVKTTGKRLSRAPYVKKVIRMLASQGTILSFFALLLSAPAIVLFYYHSIVTEFTSIK from the coding sequence ATGGCTTATTCTAATGGGCACACCTCTAAAGTAACTATTGGAATGCCTGTCTGTAACGGCGAGAAAACGATACGGTACACAATAGAGAATGTAATCAACCAAACATACCAAAGCTGGAAGCTAATTATATCGGATAACTACTCATCAGATCGTACAACACAGATCATCCAAGACTATGCACGTCGCGACACCAGGATCATTACTACTTCTCCGTCTAAGCCTCTTACAGCGGAGGAGAACTTCCGATATGTACTATCGCTGTCAACATCTACATATTTCTGCTGGCTTGCTTGCGATGATTATTGGACAAACAACACTGTCTTAGAGTCGTGGGTGAGAGTGCTCGATAACAATAGCAAATACCTAACAGTCTTCTCTCAGGCTAAGAATGTTAATTACGTAGACCAAACGGTCTTTGAAAGTCCTCATCCTCCAATCTTTAATAGCCCTTCAAGCCACGACCTTTTACGAGGAGTATATCGTCTCTATCTAATGAATCCTTCGATTATCTATGGCTTGCACAGGAGAGCTTCCCTAGACTACATCAATGACGTTACATTCACTTATGACTATAGTGACTGCGCCTTCGTCTTGAATCAGGAAATAAAAGGCGGGATTGCCATTTTGCCCTCCATCGACTTTGCTATCGGCACTATTGGTTACAAACGAATTGTAAAGACGACAGGTAAGAGGTTGTCAAGGGCTCCGTATGTTAAAAAGGTTATAAGGATGCTTGCATCACAAGGCACGATTTTGTCTTTCTTTGCTTTGCTACTCTCTGCCCCCGCAATTGTATTGTTTTACTATCACTCCATCGTTACCGAGTTCACCTCAATAAAATGA
- a CDS encoding lipopolysaccharide biosynthesis protein, which produces MGLAFVPIYIKYLGIESYGLIGLFAVLTAWLSLLDMGMTPTLSREMARFTGGSSSGQSIRDLLRTIEVIIISIALVIAVGVSLGANWIATYWLRSDELSIEVVGQAFAIMGLVTALRFAESIYRSSIVGLQRQVLFNIVNSCLSTVRGLGAVCVLAWLSPSIQAFFVWQGLLSVLTLVIFAALTYASLPPIRKRARFSLQELRRVWRFAGGLLGITFLALLLTQVDKLLLSKLLSLTDFGYYTLAASVAAVLYMMITPISQAVYPRLCELQACGDQPVLADTYHKSAQLVSVLAGSPAILIIVFADVFLRLWTQDPDLAQRTAPLLSVLMIGNLLNGIMWIPYQTQLAHGWTSLTVKVNFVAVAIFVPTILFLTPRYGALGAALSWAILNLFYVLIAVQFMYRRILRGERWNWYVHDLLFPLGSSLLIALLLRLIWPPEHAMLNQLLLLSVGLLLTTTCSLLSSSRLRRHFQNTFHTLL; this is translated from the coding sequence ATGGGTTTGGCTTTTGTGCCGATCTACATTAAATACCTCGGAATTGAATCCTATGGCCTGATTGGTTTATTTGCTGTGCTTACGGCCTGGCTCAGTCTGCTTGATATGGGAATGACGCCGACTCTGAGCCGGGAGATGGCCCGCTTTACCGGTGGAAGCAGTAGCGGCCAGTCGATTCGCGATCTTCTTCGTACCATCGAAGTGATCATCATCAGCATCGCCTTGGTGATCGCCGTTGGGGTTTCACTTGGAGCCAACTGGATTGCTACCTACTGGCTCAGGTCTGATGAGCTATCAATCGAGGTTGTCGGCCAGGCTTTCGCTATTATGGGCTTGGTTACAGCTCTGCGCTTTGCCGAGAGTATCTACCGCAGCAGCATCGTGGGGCTGCAGCGGCAGGTGCTTTTCAACATTGTCAACAGCTGTCTGTCCACTGTGCGCGGCTTGGGTGCTGTGTGTGTACTCGCTTGGCTTTCGCCCTCCATCCAAGCCTTTTTCGTTTGGCAGGGATTGCTCTCTGTTCTGACTCTCGTCATCTTTGCCGCACTCACTTATGCCAGCCTGCCGCCAATCAGGAAACGAGCCCGTTTCTCGTTGCAGGAATTGCGGCGCGTCTGGCGTTTTGCGGGTGGCTTGCTCGGTATCACTTTTCTCGCTTTGCTGCTGACTCAGGTTGACAAGCTTCTGCTCTCCAAACTTCTTAGTCTCACTGACTTTGGCTATTACACCCTGGCTGCTTCAGTTGCCGCTGTGCTTTACATGATGATCACGCCCATAAGTCAGGCCGTCTATCCACGTCTGTGTGAGCTCCAAGCATGTGGCGACCAGCCAGTGCTTGCTGACACATATCACAAATCCGCTCAATTAGTTAGTGTGCTTGCTGGTAGTCCTGCCATCTTAATCATTGTTTTTGCAGATGTCTTCCTGCGCCTCTGGACCCAAGATCCAGATCTGGCGCAACGAACAGCACCCCTGTTGAGCGTGCTAATGATTGGAAACCTGCTTAACGGGATCATGTGGATACCTTATCAGACACAATTGGCACACGGCTGGACTAGTCTCACTGTCAAGGTAAACTTCGTGGCCGTTGCAATATTTGTTCCAACGATACTATTTCTAACTCCTCGTTACGGAGCTCTTGGGGCAGCACTATCTTGGGCCATTCTCAATCTTTTCTATGTACTAATTGCTGTTCAGTTTATGTACAGACGCATACTTCGAGGTGAAAGGTGGAACTGGTATGTTCACGATCTTCTATTCCCTCTGGGATCTAGCCTATTGATAGCTCTCCTTCTCAGGCTCATATGGCCTCCTGAGCACGCAATGCTTAACCAGCTTCTGTTGCTAAGTGTTGGTCTTTTGCTGACTACAACCTGTTCCTTGCTTTCGTCAAGTCGTCTGAGGCGGCATTTTCAGAATACTTTTCATACTCTCCTGTGA
- a CDS encoding cephalosporin hydroxylase family protein, which translates to MTSNEPKFKTASDFLLQSINDRYSYNFSWLTRPIIQYPQDIAAFQEIVSQAKPDLILETGIAHGGSLVLSASLLCLLDVMEGRDPRQSPRKVVGVDIDIRPHNRKALDEHPLRFKMELIEGSSIDPGIIKQVRSDADGVERVLVSLDSNHTHEHVLAELNAYADLVSVGSYCIVFDTVVEDLPAGSFPDRPWDVGNNPKTAVHEWLMSHPEFEIDKDIDNKLLISVAPDGYLKRVK; encoded by the coding sequence ATGACAAGTAACGAACCCAAGTTCAAGACGGCGTCAGACTTTCTGCTGCAATCTATTAACGATCGCTATTCATACAACTTTTCGTGGCTGACCCGGCCAATCATCCAATATCCACAAGATATCGCTGCGTTCCAGGAAATCGTTTCACAGGCAAAGCCTGATCTCATTCTTGAAACCGGCATTGCACACGGCGGATCACTGGTTCTGTCGGCTTCGCTGTTGTGTCTGCTCGATGTAATGGAAGGCCGGGATCCTCGCCAATCTCCCCGCAAAGTCGTCGGCGTTGATATCGATATCCGCCCCCACAATCGGAAAGCTCTCGATGAGCATCCCCTGCGCTTCAAAATGGAGCTGATTGAGGGTTCCTCGATCGATCCCGGCATCATCAAGCAAGTGCGTAGCGATGCCGATGGCGTTGAACGCGTGCTGGTGTCGTTGGATTCCAACCACACCCATGAACATGTGTTGGCTGAGCTGAATGCCTACGCCGATCTGGTTTCCGTGGGCAGCTACTGCATCGTGTTCGACACGGTTGTGGAAGACCTGCCGGCTGGATCCTTCCCTGATCGCCCCTGGGATGTAGGCAACAACCCCAAAACCGCTGTGCATGAATGGCTGATGAGCCATCCTGAATTTGAGATCGATAAGGATATTGACAACAAGCTATTGATTAGTGTGGCGCCGGATGGGTATTTGAAGAGGGTGAAGTGA
- a CDS encoding class I SAM-dependent methyltransferase — translation MNISQSLYQAAGIPAMQNKLFSSRAEALAAPSASLELIQDETGLVFNRCFDPALAIYDDSYQNDQGYSLQFQEHLDEVSDLCCKYLASKDNLVVDVGCGKGGFVELLRRKGVEAVGYDNAYQGSSPYIRKSFFNIDSHEKGDLLTLRHVLEHISSPWQFLDGIAAANGSQGLLYIEVPDLEWILESRAYFDLFHEHVNYFRADDFSRRFGEGVVFQSRSFGGQYLSVVINLECVRACAENSLPCESDAGLQTAFAKLSKYEDERYASLTDYHEIVIWGAAAKGVVFAAKAPPAIKNKIAYAIDINPRKQGHFMPISGVEVVDPAAGVLKLGPSSLIVIMNPNYEQEIRRSLPHDQPCLVLH, via the coding sequence ATGAATATCTCGCAGTCTCTCTATCAAGCTGCAGGGATTCCTGCAATGCAAAACAAGCTCTTCTCGAGCAGAGCTGAGGCGTTAGCAGCCCCTTCGGCTTCGCTGGAACTAATTCAGGATGAAACAGGCTTAGTGTTCAACCGCTGCTTTGATCCCGCTTTGGCAATTTATGACGACAGCTATCAAAATGATCAAGGCTATTCTTTGCAGTTTCAAGAACACCTGGATGAGGTCTCTGATCTTTGTTGCAAATACCTAGCCAGTAAAGACAATCTGGTTGTTGATGTCGGCTGTGGCAAGGGTGGTTTCGTAGAGCTGCTGAGGAGAAAAGGAGTCGAAGCAGTTGGATACGATAATGCCTATCAGGGAAGTAGTCCTTATATTCGAAAATCTTTCTTTAATATTGATTCCCATGAAAAAGGTGATCTGCTAACTCTCCGGCACGTTCTTGAACACATATCCTCTCCGTGGCAGTTCCTTGATGGTATCGCAGCGGCCAATGGTTCCCAGGGTCTTTTGTATATTGAGGTGCCTGATCTTGAATGGATTCTTGAGAGTCGAGCATACTTTGACTTGTTCCACGAGCATGTCAACTATTTCCGTGCTGATGATTTCTCTCGTCGCTTTGGCGAGGGCGTTGTCTTTCAGTCAAGGAGTTTCGGCGGGCAATATCTGTCAGTAGTCATCAACTTAGAATGCGTGCGCGCTTGTGCTGAGAACTCATTACCATGCGAAAGCGATGCTGGACTCCAGACAGCCTTTGCCAAGCTTTCGAAATACGAAGATGAGCGTTACGCCTCGCTGACCGATTACCACGAGATTGTGATATGGGGGGCGGCAGCCAAAGGTGTCGTGTTCGCAGCCAAAGCTCCTCCAGCAATCAAAAACAAAATTGCCTACGCAATTGATATTAACCCCCGCAAGCAAGGCCATTTCATGCCCATCTCTGGTGTTGAAGTCGTGGATCCAGCCGCGGGTGTATTAAAGCTTGGTCCATCTAGCCTTATAGTGATTATGAACCCTAACTATGAGCAGGAGATTCGAAGGTCTCTTCCTCATGACCAACCCTGCCTGGTGCTTCACTAA
- a CDS encoding NAD(P)-dependent oxidoreductase, translated as MTTIHLLGSEGFIGRALQREAGDLSLHCWSHRHSDPNQNFDLLDLASWQALLKCQPKKVILLSWPGLPNYQESFHVTRNLPACVELIEQLVQAGLQRLVVAGTCYEYGLQNGSLREDQLTDPVNCYAIAKDSLRRVIASRYSQQALQWCWARIFYPFGRGQNPNSLLPSLQRAIDQGDPAFAMSSGRQVRDFVPVDQVAKLLLALATHAQAYGIYNCGSGRPVSLRELAEERVAKSLSSTNLELGVYPDREDEPLAFWADTSKTNLLSP; from the coding sequence ATGACCACGATTCACTTGCTCGGCAGCGAGGGTTTCATCGGTCGTGCTCTCCAACGCGAGGCCGGCGATCTTTCCTTGCACTGCTGGAGCCACCGACATTCAGACCCGAACCAGAATTTTGACCTGCTCGATCTCGCAAGTTGGCAGGCATTGCTCAAGTGCCAGCCAAAAAAGGTCATTTTGTTGAGCTGGCCAGGGCTGCCCAACTATCAAGAGTCTTTTCATGTCACCCGTAATTTGCCGGCTTGTGTCGAGTTGATCGAGCAGCTGGTGCAGGCCGGTCTCCAGCGCCTTGTCGTTGCTGGTACCTGCTACGAGTACGGCTTGCAGAACGGCTCATTAAGAGAGGATCAGTTGACAGATCCCGTGAACTGCTACGCGATTGCCAAAGACAGCTTGCGCCGCGTAATCGCCAGTCGCTATAGCCAACAAGCTTTGCAGTGGTGCTGGGCTCGTATTTTCTATCCTTTTGGCCGCGGCCAAAATCCCAATTCGTTGCTTCCCTCTTTGCAGCGCGCCATTGATCAAGGTGATCCAGCATTCGCCATGAGCTCTGGGCGCCAAGTGCGTGATTTTGTGCCTGTTGACCAAGTTGCCAAACTCTTACTAGCATTAGCCACTCATGCACAGGCTTATGGGATATACAATTGCGGATCTGGTCGTCCAGTCTCATTGAGGGAGTTGGCCGAAGAACGCGTTGCTAAATCTCTCTCTTCGACGAATCTTGAACTTGGAGTGTATCCCGATAGGGAGGATGAACCTCTGGCTTTCTGGGCAGACACGAGCAAGACCAATCTACTAAGCCCATGA
- a CDS encoding class I SAM-dependent methyltransferase, translating into MTHACRHCKSPLEHTVIDLGHQPPSNAYLTADQLLGPEVTYPLQVYVCTSCWLVQLPAHAAADELFTADYAYFSSTSNSWCAHAERFVGEAVERLGLGADSRVLELASNDGYLLQYVQQRGIPCLGIEPTRATAEVARAKGIETLERFFGLALAQELEPADLVVANNVLAHVPDINDFVAGIARVLKPQGRASIEFPHLLRLLTGNQFDTIYHEHYSYLSLKAVQRIAAAFGLEVVDVEELSTHGGSLRVWLAHQDAAQPTEAVAAVLANEEAAGLESLEAYDDFQRRAEAAKYSLLEFLLQARREGKRVLGYGAAAKGNTLLNYAGIRADLLPAVADRAASKQGKHLPGSHIPVIRPEELAEQAPEALLVLPWNLIEELRQQLPGYELVTAIPELRND; encoded by the coding sequence ATGACCCACGCCTGCCGCCACTGCAAATCGCCGCTGGAACACACGGTGATCGATTTAGGGCATCAGCCGCCCAGCAACGCTTATCTCACAGCCGACCAGCTGCTGGGGCCTGAGGTCACCTATCCGCTGCAGGTGTATGTGTGTACGAGCTGCTGGCTGGTGCAACTGCCAGCCCATGCGGCTGCAGATGAGCTGTTCACTGCGGATTACGCCTACTTCTCCAGCACCTCCAACAGCTGGTGCGCCCACGCCGAGCGTTTTGTGGGGGAAGCGGTGGAGCGGCTGGGGCTAGGGGCAGACAGCCGGGTGCTGGAGCTGGCATCAAACGACGGCTACTTACTGCAGTACGTGCAGCAGCGGGGAATTCCCTGCTTGGGCATTGAGCCCACTCGGGCTACGGCTGAGGTGGCACGGGCCAAGGGCATTGAAACGCTGGAGCGCTTCTTTGGTCTGGCACTTGCCCAGGAGCTGGAGCCGGCTGATCTGGTGGTGGCCAACAATGTGCTGGCCCACGTGCCAGACATCAACGACTTTGTGGCCGGCATCGCCCGCGTGCTCAAGCCCCAGGGCCGCGCCTCGATAGAGTTTCCGCACCTGCTGCGACTGTTGACGGGGAATCAGTTCGACACGATTTATCACGAGCACTACAGTTATCTGAGTTTGAAGGCTGTGCAGCGCATCGCTGCTGCCTTCGGCCTTGAGGTGGTGGATGTGGAGGAGCTGTCCACCCATGGCGGCAGCCTGCGGGTTTGGTTGGCTCACCAGGATGCAGCACAGCCCACAGAAGCGGTGGCGGCCGTTTTGGCGAATGAAGAAGCGGCAGGCTTGGAATCCTTGGAGGCCTATGACGACTTCCAGCGCCGGGCTGAGGCTGCTAAATACAGTCTGCTGGAGTTTCTGTTGCAGGCCAGACGCGAGGGCAAACGGGTGCTGGGTTACGGCGCCGCTGCCAAGGGCAACACCCTGCTCAACTACGCCGGCATCCGGGCCGACTTGCTGCCCGCTGTGGCCGACCGCGCCGCTAGCAAGCAGGGCAAGCACCTGCCCGGTAGCCACATTCCGGTGATCAGACCGGAAGAACTAGCGGAACAGGCCCCCGAGGCCCTGCTGGTGCTGCCCTGGAACCTGATCGAGGAGCTGCGGCAGCAGCTGCCGGGGTATGAGCTGGTGACGGCAATACCTGAGCTCCGGAATGACTGA
- the rfbC gene encoding dTDP-4-dehydrorhamnose 3,5-epimerase translates to MQAELRRTPIRGMFELVSQPFVDARGAFLNVFRAQEEAFMCSWGDRDIAQVNFSRSEAVGTIRGLHLQAEPHSEAKLVRCLKGRVWDVAVDLRRDSTTFGQWHAADLSPEGGNALLIPEGCAHGFQVLEPSSELLYLHSGAWVPEAETGVRWDDPQVAIAWPLPPTELSERDRSLPLLSDVRPIPDAPCP, encoded by the coding sequence ATGCAGGCTGAGCTGCGCCGCACTCCGATCCGTGGAATGTTTGAGCTGGTGAGCCAGCCCTTCGTGGATGCACGGGGCGCGTTTCTCAATGTCTTTCGGGCCCAGGAAGAGGCTTTTATGTGCTCTTGGGGTGATCGGGATATCGCCCAGGTTAACTTCAGCCGCAGTGAGGCCGTGGGCACGATCCGCGGCTTGCATCTGCAGGCCGAGCCTCACAGCGAGGCCAAGCTGGTGCGCTGCCTGAAGGGCAGGGTGTGGGATGTGGCCGTAGACCTTCGGCGAGATTCCACCACCTTCGGCCAGTGGCATGCAGCGGATCTCAGCCCCGAGGGCGGCAACGCTCTTCTGATCCCCGAGGGCTGCGCCCATGGGTTCCAAGTGCTGGAACCCAGTAGTGAACTACTTTATCTCCACTCCGGCGCATGGGTGCCAGAGGCCGAAACGGGCGTGCGCTGGGACGATCCCCAGGTAGCGATTGCCTGGCCGCTCCCGCCGACGGAGCTGAGCGAGCGCGACCGCAGCCTGCCTTTGTTGTCTGACGTTCGCCCCATCCCTGACGCTCCCTGCCCATGA
- the rfbG gene encoding CDP-glucose 4,6-dehydratase produces MPQPEFWAGRRVLLTGHTGFKGSWLSLWLLQLGAEVWGYALQPEPGRSLFSELGLDQGQLHHRLGDLRDLEALQQAVQEAQPEVVLHLAAQPLVRRSYRDPLGTWATNVQGSLHLLEALKPLQHPCAVVIVTTDKVYANREWDYGYREDDRLGGHDPYSASKAAAELAIASWRASFCGPGGYQTPHLVIATARAGNVLGGGDWAEDRIVPDAMRSLAGGEAIPVRSPQATRPWQHVLEPLGGYLLLAERLAAAGGGPGHPYADAFNFGPVLEANRPVRELVEAALKHWPGEWQDLSDPAAPHEAGRLHLQIDKAHNQLGWRPRWDFATTVGRTVAWYRAVHEGASALDCCLADLEAYRQELTYAG; encoded by the coding sequence ATGCCGCAGCCGGAATTCTGGGCAGGGCGGCGTGTGTTGCTCACTGGCCACACAGGCTTCAAAGGGAGTTGGCTAAGCCTCTGGCTGCTGCAGCTGGGTGCTGAGGTGTGGGGTTATGCGTTGCAACCTGAGCCCGGTCGTTCACTCTTCAGCGAATTGGGGCTGGATCAGGGCCAGCTGCACCACCGCCTTGGTGATCTGCGCGATTTGGAGGCTCTCCAGCAGGCGGTGCAAGAAGCCCAGCCCGAAGTAGTACTGCACCTAGCGGCCCAGCCACTGGTTCGGCGCAGCTACCGCGACCCCTTGGGCACCTGGGCCACCAACGTGCAGGGCAGCCTGCATCTGCTGGAAGCGCTCAAGCCCTTGCAGCACCCCTGCGCCGTGGTGATTGTGACCACCGACAAGGTGTACGCCAATCGGGAATGGGATTACGGCTATCGAGAAGACGACCGCCTTGGCGGCCATGACCCTTACAGCGCTAGCAAGGCAGCAGCTGAGTTGGCGATCGCCAGCTGGCGGGCCAGTTTCTGCGGGCCTGGCGGGTACCAGACCCCGCATTTGGTGATTGCCACAGCGCGGGCCGGCAACGTGCTAGGTGGCGGTGACTGGGCGGAAGATCGCATCGTGCCCGACGCCATGCGCTCTCTGGCCGGCGGCGAAGCCATACCGGTACGCAGCCCACAGGCCACCCGCCCCTGGCAGCACGTGCTCGAACCGCTGGGTGGCTATCTCCTGCTTGCCGAACGACTCGCCGCAGCAGGCGGTGGCCCTGGGCACCCTTATGCCGATGCCTTCAACTTTGGCCCTGTGCTGGAGGCCAACAGGCCAGTGCGGGAGCTGGTGGAAGCGGCCTTGAAGCACTGGCCGGGCGAGTGGCAAGACCTGTCCGATCCCGCAGCTCCGCATGAGGCTGGTCGGCTTCACTTGCAGATCGATAAAGCTCATAACCAGCTGGGCTGGCGGCCCCGCTGGGATTTCGCCACCACCGTGGGCCGCACCGTGGCCTGGTATCGAGCGGTTCATGAGGGTGCCAGTGCTCTGGATTGCTGCCTGGCAGATCTGGAGGCCTATCGGCAGGAACTAACGTATGCAGGCTGA